Proteins from a genomic interval of bacterium:
- the folK gene encoding 2-amino-4-hydroxy-6-hydroxymethyldihydropteridine diphosphokinase, whose product MRSPAIAMTQITPPTAPDIFIGLGSNLGDREKNLIRALKALEEEGVQIHRLSGLYETEPVGFAQQPDFLNLVAGIATSLSPLQLLSCLLEIEQRLGRIRKIHWGARTIDLDLLCFQHIIRQEEPLILPHPRLHERRFVLIPFAEIAAGYHVAGLNASVRELLQVCADAHTVRLYRSAQHLQRRMRKAQA is encoded by the coding sequence TTGAGATCACCCGCCATCGCCATGACACAGATCACTCCTCCAACCGCTCCTGATATCTTTATCGGCCTGGGGTCCAATCTTGGCGACCGCGAGAAGAATCTCATCCGCGCCTTGAAGGCTCTCGAGGAAGAGGGCGTACAGATCCACCGCCTCTCCGGCCTCTATGAGACCGAACCGGTCGGCTTCGCACAGCAGCCCGATTTTCTCAATCTGGTTGCCGGGATCGCCACTTCGCTCTCCCCCCTGCAGCTTCTCTCCTGCCTGCTGGAGATCGAGCAACGGCTCGGCAGGATTCGTAAGATCCACTGGGGCGCGCGTACCATCGATCTCGACCTGCTCTGTTTTCAACACATCATCCGGCAGGAGGAACCCTTGATCTTGCCGCACCCGCGTCTGCATGAACGGCGTTTCGTTTTGATTCCCTTCGCCGAGATTGCCGCCGGATACCACGTTGCCGGGCTGAACGCCAGCGTGCGTGAACTACTGCAGGTTTGCGCGGATGCCCACACCGTGCGGCTCTACCGCAGCGCGCAGCACCTGCAACGACGCATGCGAAAGGCACAAGCATGA
- a CDS encoding Ig-like domain-containing protein, whose protein sequence is MHRFHPPLLLSLVFLLSHPATALETSSAEEWFGKPLPRSESLITYRSVTNLAPLPLTRLSVAEAAGLSGDAAWSAGSQARTWLLESPLLVGRATLQLDLPAGAPARTILLQLKKGNAPFHTVVTATAAGAGPLTFTFPGEESDAVRLVITAAAGEPAPAATLQLEQIALGTATRIMLLGDSITAGKFADDTLGYRKVLYDQLVAAGLAIDFVGAYGAAPYEGHFQGGRKTFDFYPDNGIRAPKMDVTEDLNNYRPNVVGIFLGTNNLNDLAGAPVGPYGTTTFNTTPAGQMASLIRYLLKWRDGTRGTDLQHIFVCLISPIKSADSLVAVYNMEIAHVVRNYASGAITGQPEPVHLIDCFTPFYENPLFNNDKNTNYTPYLATALAPTNTLHPNSDGHRLIGTTCASVMIPVLSGTPLWFTDRSWESNTAGFDAEYSSQGLAVADADGDGRLDLYVTRTTAESVFRRDFLMQRGTAASYNEQAESRGIKDAGDSRGVLFADIESDGDLDLINANSPGRIRLYENTGAGFFQEITTASGLEAASATTTALLAFDAEGDGDLDLYAVNSRSQNAFYLNRGDGRFQRVDHGANDVDEPAIPSEAAAAADFDNDGDVDIYIVKRGAANKLFINNGAGYFTEGAAGAGLALNANCRGALWADLDNDADLDLLVAVSASTADPNPILRIYRNNGAGSFQDISATLNIPMSGFSVLAGDFDLDGDLDLITTGESTTGAFYRNEGGMRFTPVRSTGAETAAGDVRSGAAFDGDDDGDLDFFLTRSDIFNVYRENTLARTGHYLKIDAAGPGGNASAFGTKLWCYEAGKAGDPAALLGYREIVSGGGHLAQYPALQHFGLGNRTSCDLLAQFTDNTFLVLREVAADQILHISPQAPAAGTAAKQLAIASGQDQSGVVSERLALPLAVRALDATGKPVAGVHVDFTVLSGDASLLLPAAGSTSGLWLEAESGGLGGRLAWAYDATASGSGLVLMPPQSRSGGRDTLTFSLPAGASASLWVRARTGAAGITLGVTVDGTALTQSLSTSGVWQWIRIGAAGGWNLAAGSHRLLLEVPQGTLQLDRLLVTANLAYVPGGTGESGSGDPFATDSQGLAQRSLQLGTAAGAITVQARATATGDLITAGFRAKALAAAAATMTISGGNNQTAVQAGVPLAEPLAVTLRDAFGNPVPGAPVWFSVRSGGGLLSPADGKTITDSLGQARMVLIPGGAAGIQTVAATTPAIAGCEALFTATLVNGATNLVYLQGDAQTDTVHAVLALPVRFKVTRADGQPIASWPVLCSALSGGRIAKTAAVGADSTLQLATGSDGILSLYWRLGSQSGEQSLRIEAAGLQGSPRLLKATAVPAPPNRLLAIAGDDQTGTVAVRLATPLTVRVADRYGNPVAGHNVQFRILAGGGSLNGAGQTLYNATTDAAGTAAVPLTLGTIAGTRNNQIEAASSANGRALNGAPLVFYASATAGPPAFLFALSGNHQSGVAGTVLPDSLVVALKDFYQNTIINHPVRFSVTSGNGRVNGVSQVLTQTDAHGHARVQFQLGSQAGNDLHQVTARAEGLTTESTLFSASAVADAAARISYFSGSGQSGLVNSPLPEPLMVRVTDRFSNPAPNHPVRFTVTAGNGQFAGANTLSTTSDENGLAAAWLTLGGSLGDSTHRAEASSSLKNGTTPLEGSPVCFYARGVAPQAGDIQSIELLAGAGQSGPVQQWLSGPLRARALDGLGNPLAGKTIRFRIARGNGVLGSAQDTLTVLTTDRSGVAETTWRLGTLAGDSTQAVQMIGLDKNGLPVNGSHRLIFATALPGAPDISRSILNADSPLPADGVSEGMITATIRDAWGNPIPSQGIVLVSSGLAAEIKPVQGYSNSAGVLQARVCSKEAGTLTVQARVATSSQWLTAAKSIFFVHPKAAQLEPVGGNAQSAQVTTIFGAPLAVRVLDANGRGVAHTAVRFSLVEGNADLLDPSASLKAQAGDASPSGAAQITLYTDTTGTSAIQVRAGTRSGRIAIAAALADTPERFVRFLITALPGSAAELAVLNGNNQSGVAWHRLSQPLIVQLRDAWANGVPGQTIFFSTAATGGAFIPGALQVTDSSGVASVLWRLGGQIGPQIAQAASTGLGVAPSIFSATALANQPPQLTLPDSIVIHENEVWRYAVTARDLEGDSIRIALLIAPPGAALGPDGTISWQPTYDQAGEYTLSFEVADPFGASSRSELPLIVRNVNRPPLVDAAKCQPQQAVVQLNKPEAVDFSVAVSDPDGDPLTYTWYLNGAFCSYGKSAWRLQSELIPSGDAQVKVVISDQTSTVSRSWSLKLVSAVWLASFRAEAEPGHGIRLVWQTLLETDPLGFMIQRAPLETGPWSAISTLIPPAADGRYAFLDTSAPAGERCFYRLQALSRDGGTQTPPVVQALLPLPAEMMLSPNYPNPFNNETRMILSLPQRGPLQVEVTDLLGRCVRRLYQGEAREGYLDLHWDGRDDLGKTAASGIYYCRVVAGKQTLSRKLVLVR, encoded by the coding sequence GTGCATCGTTTCCATCCGCCCCTGCTGCTCAGCCTGGTTTTCCTGCTTTCGCATCCCGCCACGGCCCTTGAGACCTCCTCCGCAGAGGAGTGGTTCGGCAAGCCGTTGCCGCGCAGCGAGAGCTTGATTACCTACCGCTCGGTCACAAATCTGGCCCCCTTGCCGCTCACCCGGCTCTCAGTAGCGGAGGCCGCCGGGCTTTCCGGCGATGCCGCCTGGAGCGCTGGCAGCCAGGCCAGGACCTGGCTGCTGGAGAGCCCTCTGCTGGTCGGCCGCGCCACCCTTCAGCTTGACCTTCCAGCCGGCGCCCCGGCGCGCACCATCCTGTTGCAGCTTAAAAAGGGAAATGCCCCCTTTCATACCGTGGTCACCGCCACAGCGGCCGGCGCCGGCCCGCTCACCTTCACCTTCCCCGGCGAAGAATCCGATGCCGTACGTCTGGTAATCACCGCAGCAGCGGGCGAGCCGGCGCCGGCCGCGACGTTGCAGTTGGAGCAGATCGCCCTGGGCACGGCCACGCGTATCATGCTGCTCGGCGATTCGATCACCGCCGGTAAATTCGCCGACGACACCCTCGGCTACCGCAAAGTACTCTACGATCAGCTCGTTGCCGCAGGCCTCGCCATCGATTTCGTCGGCGCCTATGGCGCCGCCCCCTACGAAGGCCATTTCCAAGGCGGCCGCAAGACCTTCGATTTCTATCCCGACAATGGCATCCGCGCGCCCAAGATGGATGTCACCGAAGACTTGAACAACTACAGGCCCAACGTCGTCGGCATCTTTCTCGGTACCAACAACCTCAATGATCTCGCTGGCGCACCAGTCGGCCCTTACGGCACCACCACCTTCAACACCACTCCCGCCGGCCAGATGGCCAGCCTGATCCGCTATCTGCTCAAATGGCGCGATGGCACCCGCGGCACCGATCTCCAGCATATCTTTGTCTGCCTGATTTCGCCGATAAAATCCGCCGACAGTCTGGTGGCGGTCTACAATATGGAGATCGCCCATGTTGTCCGAAATTATGCCAGCGGCGCCATCACAGGACAGCCCGAACCCGTTCACCTCATCGACTGCTTCACCCCATTCTATGAGAATCCCCTCTTCAATAACGACAAGAACACGAACTATACCCCGTATCTCGCGACCGCCCTGGCCCCCACCAACACGCTCCATCCCAACAGTGACGGCCACCGCCTGATCGGCACGACCTGTGCTTCGGTGATGATCCCGGTACTCTCCGGGACGCCGCTCTGGTTCACCGACCGCTCCTGGGAGAGCAATACCGCCGGCTTCGATGCCGAATACAGCAGCCAGGGGCTCGCTGTCGCCGACGCCGACGGCGACGGCCGGCTCGACCTTTATGTGACGCGCACAACCGCGGAGAGCGTCTTTCGCCGCGACTTTCTTATGCAGAGGGGGACAGCCGCGTCCTACAACGAACAGGCGGAGAGCCGGGGCATTAAGGACGCCGGCGACAGCCGCGGTGTCCTCTTCGCCGACATCGAGAGCGACGGCGATCTCGATCTGATCAACGCCAACTCGCCGGGACGCATCCGGCTCTATGAAAACACCGGCGCCGGCTTCTTTCAGGAGATCACCACAGCCTCCGGCCTGGAGGCCGCCAGCGCCACGACCACCGCCTTGCTGGCCTTCGACGCCGAGGGCGATGGCGACCTCGACCTCTATGCCGTCAACTCCCGCAGCCAAAACGCCTTCTACCTCAACCGCGGCGACGGCCGGTTTCAGCGCGTGGATCATGGTGCCAACGACGTCGATGAACCGGCGATCCCCAGCGAAGCCGCCGCAGCCGCCGATTTCGACAACGACGGCGACGTCGATATCTATATCGTCAAGCGCGGCGCGGCCAACAAACTCTTCATCAACAACGGCGCCGGTTATTTCACTGAGGGCGCCGCAGGCGCGGGACTCGCTCTCAATGCCAACTGCCGCGGTGCCCTCTGGGCCGATCTCGACAACGACGCCGACCTCGATCTGCTCGTTGCGGTCTCCGCCTCCACTGCCGATCCCAATCCCATACTGCGCATCTATCGCAACAATGGCGCCGGCTCCTTTCAGGATATATCGGCCACCCTCAATATTCCGATGAGCGGCTTCTCCGTCCTTGCCGGGGATTTTGATCTCGACGGCGACCTCGACCTCATTACTACCGGCGAAAGCACCACCGGCGCCTTTTACCGCAATGAGGGCGGCATGCGCTTCACGCCGGTCCGCTCCACTGGCGCAGAAACAGCCGCCGGTGATGTCCGCAGCGGTGCCGCCTTCGACGGCGACGACGATGGCGATCTCGATTTCTTCCTCACCCGTTCGGATATCTTCAACGTCTACCGAGAAAATACCCTCGCCCGGACCGGCCATTACCTCAAGATCGACGCCGCCGGCCCCGGCGGCAACGCCAGCGCCTTCGGCACCAAACTCTGGTGCTATGAAGCGGGCAAGGCCGGCGATCCGGCGGCGCTCCTCGGCTACCGCGAGATCGTCTCCGGCGGCGGACACCTCGCGCAGTATCCTGCCCTGCAGCATTTCGGCCTCGGCAACCGCACCAGCTGCGACCTGCTGGCGCAGTTCACCGACAACACTTTTCTGGTGCTGCGCGAGGTTGCGGCGGATCAAATCCTGCACATCTCGCCGCAGGCCCCCGCCGCCGGGACAGCGGCGAAACAGCTTGCCATTGCCTCCGGCCAGGATCAGTCCGGCGTGGTGAGCGAGCGTCTCGCCCTCCCCCTCGCCGTCCGGGCCCTGGATGCCACCGGCAAACCCGTAGCGGGGGTGCATGTCGATTTCACGGTCCTCTCCGGCGACGCCTCTTTGCTGCTGCCCGCTGCCGGCAGTACAAGCGGCTTATGGCTGGAAGCGGAATCCGGTGGCCTCGGAGGCCGTCTCGCATGGGCGTATGACGCCACCGCTTCCGGCAGCGGTCTGGTCCTGATGCCGCCCCAGAGCCGCAGCGGCGGCCGCGACACCCTCACTTTTTCACTTCCGGCCGGCGCCTCCGCATCGCTCTGGGTCCGCGCCCGTACCGGCGCCGCCGGCATCACCCTGGGTGTGACCGTCGACGGGACAGCTCTGACCCAAAGCCTCAGCACCAGCGGGGTCTGGCAATGGATCCGGATCGGCGCCGCCGGCGGGTGGAACCTCGCCGCCGGATCGCACCGCTTGCTCCTGGAGGTTCCTCAGGGCACCCTCCAGCTCGACCGCCTTCTGGTAACCGCCAATCTGGCGTATGTCCCTGGCGGAACTGGAGAGAGCGGCAGCGGCGACCCCTTTGCGACCGACAGCCAGGGACTGGCGCAGCGCTCGCTCCAGCTCGGGACCGCTGCCGGGGCGATCACAGTGCAAGCGCGCGCAACCGCTACGGGCGATCTGATTACGGCTGGTTTCCGCGCGAAGGCACTAGCCGCCGCGGCCGCGACGATGACGATCAGCGGCGGCAACAACCAGACGGCCGTCCAGGCCGGTGTGCCGCTCGCCGAACCGCTGGCCGTCACGCTCCGGGATGCGTTCGGCAATCCGGTTCCCGGTGCACCGGTATGGTTCAGCGTCCGTTCCGGCGGAGGTCTTCTCAGTCCAGCGGACGGCAAGACGATCACCGATTCACTCGGGCAGGCGCGGATGGTCCTGATCCCCGGCGGCGCCGCCGGCATCCAGACCGTCGCCGCCACCACCCCGGCGATCGCCGGCTGCGAGGCCCTTTTTACCGCCACCCTCGTGAACGGCGCGACCAACCTGGTCTATCTCCAGGGGGATGCGCAGACCGACACCGTCCACGCTGTTCTGGCCCTCCCGGTCCGATTCAAAGTCACGCGGGCGGATGGTCAGCCGATCGCCTCCTGGCCGGTCCTCTGCAGCGCTCTCTCCGGCGGCCGCATTGCCAAAACCGCGGCCGTGGGCGCGGATTCGACGCTGCAGCTTGCCACCGGCAGCGATGGCATCCTCTCGCTGTACTGGCGGCTGGGTTCGCAGAGCGGCGAGCAGAGCCTCAGGATTGAGGCAGCCGGGCTGCAGGGCTCGCCGCGGCTGCTCAAAGCCACCGCCGTGCCCGCACCGCCCAACCGCCTCCTCGCCATCGCCGGTGATGACCAGACCGGGACCGTAGCCGTCCGACTCGCGACACCCCTGACGGTGCGGGTCGCGGACCGCTACGGCAATCCCGTCGCGGGTCACAACGTCCAGTTCCGCATTCTCGCCGGCGGTGGCTCGCTCAACGGCGCCGGACAGACCCTCTACAACGCCACAACCGATGCCGCCGGCACCGCGGCGGTCCCGCTCACCCTAGGCACGATCGCGGGCACGCGCAACAACCAGATCGAAGCGGCATCCTCCGCCAACGGCCGCGCTCTCAATGGAGCGCCGCTGGTTTTTTACGCAAGCGCCACCGCCGGTCCCCCCGCCTTCCTCTTCGCGCTCTCCGGCAATCATCAATCCGGCGTCGCCGGCACAGTGCTACCCGACTCCCTGGTGGTCGCCCTCAAGGATTTTTACCAGAACACCATCATCAACCATCCCGTTCGCTTCAGCGTGACCAGCGGCAATGGCAGGGTCAACGGTGTCTCCCAGGTGCTAACCCAAACCGATGCCCATGGCCATGCCCGCGTACAGTTCCAGCTGGGCAGCCAGGCCGGAAATGATCTCCATCAGGTGACGGCGCGGGCGGAAGGATTGACCACCGAAAGCACGCTCTTCAGTGCCTCCGCTGTGGCTGATGCCGCCGCCCGGATCAGTTATTTTTCCGGCAGTGGCCAGAGCGGACTGGTCAACTCACCGCTGCCTGAGCCCTTGATGGTTCGGGTTACGGACCGCTTCAGTAATCCTGCGCCCAACCACCCCGTGCGATTCACCGTGACCGCAGGAAACGGCCAATTTGCAGGTGCGAATACGCTCAGCACCACCAGCGATGAGAACGGCCTGGCTGCAGCCTGGTTGACTCTCGGCGGGAGCCTGGGTGATTCGACGCATCGCGCCGAGGCTTCGAGCAGCCTAAAAAACGGCACCACGCCGCTCGAGGGTTCTCCGGTCTGCTTTTACGCCCGGGGCGTCGCTCCCCAGGCGGGCGACATACAGAGTATCGAACTGCTCGCCGGCGCCGGTCAGAGCGGCCCGGTGCAGCAGTGGCTTTCCGGTCCTCTTCGCGCCCGGGCTCTCGATGGTCTCGGGAATCCCCTGGCCGGCAAAACGATCCGCTTCCGGATTGCGCGTGGCAACGGGGTGCTCGGCAGCGCGCAGGACACACTGACCGTCCTGACCACAGATCGCAGCGGCGTAGCGGAGACGACCTGGCGTCTGGGCACCCTCGCCGGTGACAGCACACAGGCGGTGCAGATGATTGGTCTCGATAAAAACGGCCTTCCTGTCAATGGATCGCACCGGCTGATCTTTGCCACCGCCCTGCCCGGAGCACCGGACATCAGTCGTTCCATCCTGAACGCCGATTCGCCACTTCCTGCTGACGGCGTGAGCGAGGGCATGATCACCGCCACCATTCGCGATGCCTGGGGCAATCCCATCCCCAGCCAGGGCATCGTGCTGGTTAGCAGCGGTCTCGCCGCGGAAATCAAGCCCGTCCAGGGCTACAGCAACAGTGCCGGCGTCCTGCAAGCCAGGGTATGTTCCAAAGAGGCCGGGACGCTCACCGTTCAGGCCCGGGTCGCCACGAGCAGCCAGTGGCTCACCGCGGCCAAATCGATCTTTTTCGTCCATCCCAAGGCGGCGCAGCTTGAACCAGTCGGCGGCAACGCTCAGAGTGCTCAGGTCACCACGATCTTTGGCGCTCCGCTCGCCGTCCGCGTTCTTGACGCCAACGGCCGCGGTGTGGCCCATACAGCCGTCCGTTTCTCGCTCGTGGAGGGCAACGCCGATCTTCTGGATCCCTCGGCCAGCCTGAAGGCCCAAGCCGGCGACGCCTCCCCCTCCGGTGCGGCCCAGATCACCCTCTATACCGACACGACAGGAACCAGCGCCATCCAGGTGCGCGCGGGGACGCGCAGTGGCCGGATCGCCATCGCGGCCGCCTTGGCGGATACACCAGAACGATTTGTCCGCTTCCTCATCACGGCCCTGCCGGGCTCGGCGGCCGAACTGGCCGTCCTGAATGGAAATAATCAAAGCGGCGTCGCGTGGCACCGACTCAGCCAGCCCCTCATCGTGCAGCTCCGCGATGCCTGGGCCAACGGCGTGCCGGGGCAGACCATCTTCTTTTCCACCGCTGCGACCGGCGGCGCTTTCATACCCGGCGCCCTGCAGGTTACCGACTCGTCCGGCGTGGCCTCGGTGCTCTGGCGCCTGGGCGGGCAAATCGGCCCCCAGATCGCCCAAGCCGCAAGCACGGGACTTGGCGTTGCCCCCTCTATCTTCTCCGCGACCGCGCTGGCTAACCAGCCGCCGCAACTCACCCTCCCCGACAGCATCGTGATCCATGAAAATGAGGTCTGGCGCTACGCCGTAACCGCGCGTGACCTCGAGGGCGACTCGATACGCATCGCCCTGCTGATAGCCCCTCCCGGAGCGGCCCTCGGTCCGGACGGGACGATCTCCTGGCAGCCCACCTACGATCAGGCGGGCGAGTATACCCTCTCCTTCGAGGTTGCGGATCCCTTCGGGGCCTCGAGCCGTTCTGAATTACCCCTGATCGTCCGCAATGTCAACCGGCCGCCGCTGGTCGATGCCGCGAAATGCCAGCCGCAGCAGGCGGTTGTCCAGTTGAACAAGCCGGAGGCCGTCGATTTCAGTGTGGCCGTCTCCGATCCGGATGGCGATCCCCTCACCTACACCTGGTATCTCAACGGCGCCTTCTGCTCATACGGCAAATCCGCATGGCGGCTGCAGTCCGAATTGATCCCCTCCGGCGATGCCCAGGTCAAGGTGGTGATCAGTGATCAGACCAGCACGGTCAGCCGCAGCTGGTCGCTCAAGCTCGTCTCGGCGGTGTGGCTTGCGAGCTTCCGGGCCGAGGCTGAGCCGGGCCATGGCATCCGTTTGGTCTGGCAGACTCTGCTCGAAACCGATCCCCTCGGCTTCATGATCCAACGCGCGCCCCTCGAGACCGGTCCCTGGAGCGCCATCAGCACCCTGATCCCGCCCGCCGCGGACGGCCGCTATGCCTTCCTGGACACCAGTGCCCCGGCAGGCGAGCGCTGTTTTTACCGCTTGCAGGCCTTGAGCCGCGACGGCGGCACCCAGACGCCGCCGGTTGTTCAGGCCCTGCTGCCTCTACCCGCCGAAATGATGCTGTCGCCCAACTATCCCAATCCTTTTAATAACGAAACCCGGATGATTCTCTCCCTGCCGCAGCGGGGTCCGCTCCAAGTGGAGGTCACCGATTTGCTGGGACGGTGTGTCCGACGCCTCTATCAGGGCGAAGCCCGGGAAGGCTATCTCGATCTGCATTGGGATGGTCGCGACGATCTGGGCAAGACGGCGGCAAGCGGGATCTATTACTGTAGGGTGGTTGCGGGAAAGCAGACGCTCAGCCGCAAGCTGGTGCTGGTCAGATGA
- the folB gene encoding dihydroneopterin aldolase, with protein sequence MNQDLLRVLGMTFHAYHGLEHQEIRNGQRFEVDVELGFNAAPAGRSDHLQDTIDVRQVYNLVQGVVLERRFFLIEAVAEHIAAGILERFPAEAVKVRVRKPFAPLGGLANGTEIEITRHRHDTDHSSNRS encoded by the coding sequence ATGAACCAAGATCTTTTACGCGTGCTCGGTATGACGTTCCATGCCTATCACGGCCTGGAACATCAAGAGATCAGAAACGGCCAGCGGTTCGAAGTGGACGTGGAACTCGGATTCAACGCCGCTCCCGCAGGTCGCAGCGACCATCTCCAGGATACCATCGATGTCCGCCAAGTATACAATCTGGTCCAGGGGGTGGTCCTGGAGCGACGGTTCTTTCTAATCGAGGCCGTGGCCGAACATATCGCCGCCGGTATCCTGGAGCGGTTTCCCGCCGAAGCCGTCAAGGTCCGGGTGCGCAAGCCCTTCGCGCCCTTGGGCGGACTGGCCAACGGCACGGAAATTGAGATCACCCGCCATCGCCATGACACAGATCACTCCTCCAACCGCTCCTGA
- a CDS encoding deoxynucleoside kinase — MNLPRYICIEGVIGAGKTSLTRMLCERLDAKAIYEKPEENPFLADFYRDPRRYAFQVQLFFLLSRYRQQQENVQSDLFHETAVSDYLFAKDRIFAHLNLEDRELFLYDKIASLLEQDIVKPDLVVYLQSSVERLMANIHKRSRTYEKEMSEEYIFSLNESYNRFFFHYQETPLLVVNSVTIDFVHNKDDFEELVRQIMRPHAGIEYFSPAR; from the coding sequence ATGAATCTGCCAAGATACATTTGTATTGAAGGAGTGATCGGGGCGGGCAAAACCAGTCTGACCCGCATGCTGTGCGAACGCTTGGACGCCAAGGCGATCTATGAAAAACCGGAGGAAAATCCCTTCCTGGCTGATTTTTACCGCGATCCGCGGCGCTACGCCTTTCAGGTACAGCTCTTCTTCCTCCTGAGTCGTTACCGCCAACAGCAGGAGAACGTGCAGTCGGACCTCTTTCACGAGACTGCTGTTTCCGACTACCTGTTCGCCAAGGACCGTATTTTTGCCCACCTCAACCTCGAGGACCGGGAGCTTTTCCTCTACGACAAGATCGCTTCGCTGCTGGAGCAGGATATTGTCAAGCCGGATCTGGTCGTCTACCTCCAATCCTCGGTTGAGCGGCTCATGGCCAACATCCACAAGCGCAGCCGGACCTACGAGAAGGAGATGTCCGAGGAATATATCTTCTCCCTGAACGAATCCTATAACCGTTTCTTTTTTCATTACCAAGAGACCCCGCTGCTGGTGGTCAACAGTGTCACCATCGATTTTGTCCATAACAAGGATGATTTTGAGGAACTGGTCCGCCAGATCATGCGGCCGCACGCCGGCATCGAATATTTCTCGCCGGCGCGTTGA